In Macadamia integrifolia cultivar HAES 741 chromosome 12, SCU_Mint_v3, whole genome shotgun sequence, the following are encoded in one genomic region:
- the LOC122058041 gene encoding GATA transcription factor 8-like yields the protein MIGTGFIDDLDIDLCGGFFDQIDDLLDFPIEDVECGGGGGGGGGGGECDGFEGAWLPPPPTDGLAGSITTGFPGKNDDNTTGFPGKTGDNTTVELPTELSVPHEDIAQLEWLSNFVEDSFSAGSITMENESCGNININNNNSSNIKKEVELDNKESHHRFQTSSPISVLESSSSCSGASGSSSSGYRTMPLSPETFVPGRARSKRPRPAIFNPRSLISLVSPTSSITDANPFSSSESASELDNYYGDSHHVKKIHFKSLGVTDAQQQQKKKKKKKKLPPQPFPASSDQHYPQPAAGVRKCLHCEITKTPQWRAGPLGPKTLCNACGVRYKSGRLFPEYRPAASPTFVAAIHSNSHKKVVEMRSKAVQDSPLITTPELVPNDNSLFHYI from the exons atgatTGGGACGGGCTTCATCGACGATCTGGACATTGACCTGTGTGGTGGTTTCTTCGACCAAATCGATGATTTGTTAGATTTTCCGATAGAGGATGTCGagtgtggtggtggtggtggtggtggtggtggtggaggggaATGCGATGGATTCGAAGGTGCTTGGCTTCCTCCACCACCCACCGACGGTTTGGCAGGTTCTATAACCACCGGTTTCCCGGGCAAGAATGACGATAACACCACCGGTTTCCCGGGTAAAACTGGTGATAACACCACCGTAGAGCTTCCTACAGAGCTATCTGTTCCG CATGAAGACATTGCTCAACTGGAATGGTTATCCAATTTCGTGGAAGACTCGTTTTCGGCTGGGAGCATCACCATGGAAAATGAATCATGTGGTAACatcaatattaataataataatagcagcAACATCAAGAAGGAGGTGGAGTTGGACAACAAGGAATCCCACCACCGGTTCCAAACTTCCAGCCCAATCTCTGTCCTTGAGAGCAGCAGCTCCTGCTCAGGGGCAAGCGGGAGTAGTAGTAGTGGATACAGAACGATGCCTCTCAGTCCTGAGACATTCGTTCCTGGACGTGCTCGTAGCAAACGCCCACGACCTGCTATCTTCAACCCTCGCTCACTCATCTCGCTCGTCTCTCCCACCTCATCCATCACCGACGCCAATCCCTTCTCTAGTTCAGAATCAGCATCCGAACTCGACAATTACTATGGCGACTCACATCATGTGAAGAagatacattttaaatcacttGGTGTTACGGATGCGCAGcaacaacagaagaagaagaaaaagaaaaagaagttgcCACCACAACCATTTCCAGCATCATCAGATCAACACTACCCTCAACCAGCAGCTGGTGTTAGGAAATGCCTGCATTGTGAAATAACAAAGACCCCGCAATGGAGAGCAGGACCTTTGGGACCAAAAACACTCTGCAATGCATGTGGAGTAAGATACAAGTCCGGCCGCCTCTTCCCGGAGTATAGACCCGCCGCCAGCCCAACTTTCGTGGCGGCGATACACTCCAACTCTCACAAGAAGGTGGTGGAAATGAGAAGCAAGGCAGTCCAGGACTCACCCCTCATCACAACGCCCGAATTGGTCCCCAATGACAACTCTCTGTTTCACTACATCTGA